The Chrysoperla carnea chromosome X, inChrCarn1.1, whole genome shotgun sequence genome includes a region encoding these proteins:
- the LOC123302460 gene encoding uncharacterized protein LOC123302460 isoform X3 — MKMQSGTTDANTMVRKLPKKRKFDPSELEDTQPTTIISTTSSTVGDMLQVTTSASEINDSPQLVIIQNPQSVLRQPPQPAAIDYSRLASTATQQQSQQQRRNDDYRQIITSEHSSPEPMEETYTNHIRRTQIPPIDLNEWHDHRVLAKYNDVYLPGIIRRAGSAGEVWVEFDYCERQIQQYLDVFTTGKYDVIGDASPSLGQIHIGTPVCVRSNDSTSNMFVEGVVEQILNCPTQFVVKIRDGNTHTSLTVSRANLRLLLPPWWDEIKDFDPQMVNGQQNRVTSINDISYGNIITQSNGNTVPPPGGSGGSILVTTDGNGPLQLHHVVPTLQTNKTTEYYRSTGTSPLNTPVSHHPIYTTPHSNGSTGDLTRPPYDEYCDSDDDLGREDILFPSDADGAKLSGSSKRSSMQSRGSTSSLLEQRSITPRSQPATPRSQAATPHKYKKGDVVQTPSGIRKKFNGKQWRRLCSKDGCQKESQRRGYCSRHSSLKASALRSGPSGFPSRSSSKTGHSTADGEETSRDSETSPNYADRRITGRFDLEETEAANMLVSLGSSRSATPAFSSPTGQGSSPLIVQSPITVDPRSNVFMPITSPAGVTDNSLHRNNPTGTSPSNIPKWKRPSPIPPGHFMVTAAAYQPPVIRPESVRPNNISGTSMQSPSSVATSVIRISPNPGQLRTSQCQIQSTHNENQNLSKYTPMPSSNTFTSVVTSAMHQKQVRTSHIQQDQIIDTNNVMEQIQQQQTNANNGTVNTITVESAQPTVVNGQIHHHHAYPNQVTLLPITKTINANNDGLPETVYIMSSPATLLQPTEKKLMIIKSELPDSEKCHTIMVNQSYITSQKSIQQKQLQQQQQQQQQQQQSQQIITSQQSTTIPIGGNLVRKFTIQQQDNGVGQQHQIQNHSNQITNMHDKNDTTCNETLLNNNNNHNQNIIETSTIINEQKPIVTYTPNIVHHTQQQVTRISGTTLVPPTSLFQPVIVHPAQLVPVLPAATNHVATNNKIETQQLQIKQEPMIDKNDISENNNIQQTTPVSIYSWKSIVPILAPASPIQPTTPAQPNSPQNGATITSTNYSQNNEKDMKCSTGEQCDIDVDFLAGDALPLPGDEDDDVFESDPAIPEQIIVSNNTKRRSQSLSALQNSKEMNSGKTKERIRRPMNAFMIFSKRHRALVHQRHPNQDNRTVSKILGEWWYALGPEEKQQYHELASEVKEAHFKAHPEWKWCSKDRRKSSTGSTRSKLGSITDSTDILSGNDVLQSPHTPLDTATPRINIIDTKTSSATQQHVKIEDTNNISGDIDVIETADDISDDDQMVICEEVPLEIDLKCKEKVTDSDSESQSDIDHIDVKTSQASFVRFSPTSKPGEITCRPKPIKLRIASSTDSNIKFQNDNNTSISISYPYNSPVNPMGVLGFQPTGGAFKTMPVSPKTTIKTNESHSGSNQVTTSSTDTTANHVVIPVSSSAVVTSSANQNLDTSVVSSQQDDRQVITTVSAAGAVTSSVHNTIPTSSAEQIITTSTPQTVQYIMHDSQFYNSFQIPISEISIRKTENTVHQTIAQPHTTQSVIVTQQQQQSTNINTSSSSSVLTTISSNAFHNQQNHRNNSHQQQQQSANAMDTSTPKCVKNENDSDQQMVSTPTTTTSSDNSQNYQTTKVHYNMGLLIRLDPSDDIVTNKQLTDIKTKILKPEPISPAANATSTTDQTETSASDQLTAKQRQDEIEQATFVLAPTPAQLGKAPLQRRQSMAVSICSSATNDSVISMSSTGNNGESNTITLNSCEESPLISPSMKKSIFKKNYDDGMNRVLETVDFEKKFSSLPEFKPEDCQSPSTISVPSSPRVFTQNYRKKQQQTPSNTNIQVVHMIQHRQQSNNNTQVDEDQELDRSGGNQMNMAPKSSGANTKLIGNTFFGPDFNIEAFREATSEAGGAEASSPCTPKTPCTAGVNSSNNVRLNDSANDKGHRRLLEQRRQLVMLLFQEQGCFFPTTQATSNFQSAHSDLFPNKASLQLKIREVRQKLMAQSSNAHTPLSAGLVSPSPQSAPPTVTVSVSSMSTQSNSVNLGTITETNPQNQTSGDHYPQNTTTSTSS; from the exons ATGAAAATGCAAAGTGGTACAACCGATGCAAATACAATGGTacgaaaattaccaaaaaaacgGAAATTTGATCCATCCGAATTGGAAGATACACAACCGACAACAATTATATCGACAACATCGTCAACAGTTGGTGATATGCTTCAGGTGACAACATCCGCTAGTGAAATAAATGATTCACCGCAACTGGTTATTATACAGAATCCACAAAGTGTGTTACGGCAACCGCCTCAACCAGCTGCGATTGATTATTCACGATTAGCATCGACGGCAACGCAACAGCAATCGCAACAACAGCGTCGTAACGATGATTATCGTCAAATAATCACTTCGGAACATTCGTCACCGGAGCCCATGGAAGAGACGTATACAAATCATATACGTCGCACACAAATACCCCCAATTGACTTGAATGAATGGCATGATCATCGAGTTCTGGCTAAATATAACGATGTCTATTTACcag GTATCATACGACGTGCAGGAAGTGCCGGAGAAGTCTGGGTTGAATTTGATTATTGCGAACGACAAATTCAACAATATTTAGATGTGTTCACTACCGGCAAATATGATGTTATCGGTGATGCAAGTCCTTCACTCGGTCAAATCCATATAGGAACACCAGTTTGCGTTCGAAGCAATGATAGTACATCGAATATGTTCGTTGAAGGTGTTGtcgaacaaatattaaattgtccAACACAATTTGTGGTAAAAATTCGTGATGGTAATACACATACAAGTTTAACAGTGAGTCGTGCGAATTTACGATTGTTGTTGCCACCATGGTGGGATGAAATTAAGGATTTTGATCCACAAATGGTGAATGGACAACAGAATCGTGTAACATCGATTAACGATATTTCGTATGGGAATATAATTACACAAAGTAATGGAAATACAGTGCCGCCGCCAGGTGGTTCTGGTGGAAGTATACTTGTTACTACTGATGGTAACGGTCCGTTACAATTACATCATGTTGTGCCAACGTTacaaacgaataaaacgactgAGTACTATCGGAGTACGGGTACATCACCGTTGAATACGCCCGTTTCACATCATCCGATTTACACAACACCACATTCAAATGGTAGTACTGGCGATTTAACACGACCTCCATATGATGAATATTGTGATAGTGATGATGATTTGGGACGTGAAGATATTTTGTTTCCATCTGATGCTG ATGGAGCAAAATTATCTGGAAGTAGTAAACGAAGCAGCATGCAAAGTCGTGGTTCGACATCTTCGTTGTTGGAACAACGAAGTATAACACCACGATCTCAACCAGCGACCCCTCGTTCACAAGCGGCAACTCCGCATAAATACAAAAAGGGAGATGTTGTACAAACACCATCCGGTatacgtaaaaaatttaatggtaaACAATGGAGACGACTATGTTCGAAAGATGGATGTCAGAAGGAATCCCAACGACGTGGTTATTGTTCTCGACATTCTAGTTTGAAAGCATCTGCCTTACGTAGTGGTCCAAGTGGTTTTCCAag tcgTAGCAGCAGTAAAACTGGACACAGTACAGCAGACGGTGAAGAAACGTCGCGTGATTCGGAGACATCACCGAATTACGCCGATCGTCGTATAACTGGTCGATTTGATCTCGAAGAAACCGAAGCTGCCAATATGTTAGTATCACTTGGTAGTTCTCGATCAGCAACACCTGCATTCTCATCTCCCACGGGTCAAGGATCATCTCCACTAATTGTACAGTCCCCAATAACCGTTGATCCACGTTCAAATGTATTTATGCCAATCACAAGTCCTGCAGGTGTTACGGACAACAGTTTACATAGAAACAACCCGACTGGTACATCTCCGTCTAATATTCCAAAATGGAAACGGCCTTCTCCAATCCCTCCAGGACATTTTATGGTTACAGCGGCTGCATATCAACCACCGGTTATTCg acCCGAATCGGTTCGACCAAATAATATTTCGGGAACTTCTATGCAATCACCATCCAGTGTTGCAACAAGTGTTATTCGTATTTCACCAAATCCTGGACAATTACGAACATCTCAGTGTCAAATACAATCTACTCAt aatgaaaatcaaaatctaTCAAAATACACCCCAATGCCAAGTAGCAACACTTTCACGAGTGTTGTAACCTCGGCAATGCATCAGAAACAAGTAAGAACCTCACACATCCAACAGGATCAAATCATAGACACCAACAACGTTATGGAACagatacaacaacaacaaacgaATGCAAATAACGGAACCGTGAACACAATCACCGTGGAATCAGCTCAACCGACTGTCGTAAATGGTCAAATTCATCATCATCACGCTTACCCGAATCAAGTAACTCTGCTACCAATTACCAAAACGATAAATGCTAACAACGATGGACTACCAGAAACCGTGTATATTATGTCATCACCGGCTACATTACTTCAACCCACCGAGAAAAagttaatgattattaaaagtGAATTACCTGATAGTGAAAAGTGTCATACAATTATGGTGAATCAAAGTTATATTACGTCACAAAAGTCAATACAACAGAAACAATTACAAcagcaacagcaacaacaacaacaacaacaacaatctcaacaaattattacgtcacaacaaTCGACAACGATACCCATTGGTGGGAATTTAGTACGAAAATTTACGATACAACAGCAGGATAATGGTGTGGGACAGCAACATCAAATACAAAATCATTCAAATCAG ataaCGAATATGCATGATAAAAATGACACGACTTGTAACGAAACACTattaaataacaacaataaccACAACCAGAATATAATCGAAACATCGACGATTATAAACGAACAAAAGCCGATCGTAACATACACACCAAATATTGTCCATCATACCCAGCAACAAGTGACACGGATTAGTGGTACAACATTAGTTCCACCGACAAGTTTATTTCAACCAGTGATCGTACATCCAGCTCAGTTGGTACCTGTTTTACCGGCTGCCACTAATCATGTTGccaccaataataaaattgaaacgcAACAACTTCAAATCAAACAGGAGCCGAtgattgataaaaatgatatatctg aaaacaataatattcaaCAAACCACTCCGGTTTCGATATACTCTTGGAAATCAATCGTACCAATCTTAGCACCTGCATCCCCTATTCAACCGACAACACCGGCTCAACCGAATTCCCCACAAAATGGTGCTACAATCACATCAACAAACTACTCACAAAACAATGAGAAAGACATGAAATGTAGCACGGGTGAACAATGTGATATTGATGTTGATTTTTTGGCTGGAGATGCTTTACCTTTACCGGGTGATGAAGACGATGATGTGTTCGAATCGGATCCAGCAATACCTGAACAAATTATTGTATCGAATAATACAAAACGTCGTAGTCAAAGTTTGAGTGCGTTACAGAATTCGAAGGAAATGAATTCAGGaaaa ACAAAGGAGCGTATACGACGTCCAATGAATGCATTTATGATCTTCTCGAAACGACATCGAGCTTTGGTACATCAGCGTCATCCAAATCAAGATAATCGTACAGTTTCGAAGATTCTAGGTGAATGGTGGTATGCACTAGGTCCTGAAGAAAAACAACAGTATCATGAATTAGCTTCTGAG GTAAAGGAAGCTCATTTCAAAGCCCATCCCGAATGGAAATGGTGTAGTAAAGATCGTCGAAAATCTTCAACAGGATCAACACGTTCAAAATTAGGCTCAATCACGGATTCAACGGATATTCTATCCGGCAACGATGTTCTCCAAAGTCCACATACCCCCTTAGACACAGCCACTCCACGTATTAACATAATCGATACAAAAACGTCTTCAGCGACTCAACAACATGTTAAAATCGAGGATACAAACAATATATCCGGTGATATTGATGTAATCGAAACAGCCGACGATATATCTGACGATGATCAAATGGTCATATGTGAGGAAGTCCCCTTGGAAATTGATCTCAAATGTAAAGAAAAAGTAACCGATTCCGATTCGGAGTCACAAAGTGATATTGATCATATCGATGTTAAAACGTCACAAGCCTCGTTTGTTCGATTTAGTCCGACAAGTAAACCTGGTGAAATAACATGTCGTCCGAAACCGATTAAGTTACGAATTGCTTCGAGCACGGATAGTAATATTAAGTTTCAGAatgataataatacatcgataaGTATATCGTATCCATATAATTCACCCGTGAATCCAATGGGTGTTCTGGGTTTTCAACCGACTGGTGGTGCGTTTAAAACAATGCCAGTATCACCTAAAACTAcgattaaaacaaatgaaagtcATAGTG GATCAAATCAAGTCACAACTTCGTCGACAGACACCACCGCAAATCATGTTGTGATACCGGTGTCATCGTCAGCGGTTGTGACTTCGTCGGCAAATCAGAATCTTGATACATCAGTGGTGTCCTCGCAACAGGATGATCGACAAGTGATTACAACAGTATCAGCAGCAGGTGCGGTAACATCTAGTGTACATAATACGATACCGACATCGTCTGCGGAGCAAATTATCACCACGTCCACACCACAAACCGTGCAATATATTATGCACGATTCACAATTTTACAATAGTTTTCAAATACCGATTTCAG aaatctcAATTCGTAAAACTGAAAATACCGTACATCAGACAATCGCGCAACCGCATACGACACAATCGGTGATTGTTACTCAACAACAGCAACAATCGACCAACATAAATACATCCAGTTCATCATCTGTGTTAACAACAATCTCATCAAATGCGTTCCATAATCAACAGAATCATCGAAATAATAgtcatcaacaacaacaacaatccGCAAATGCCATGGATACATCAACACCGAAATGTGTTAAGAATGAAAATGATTCCGATCAACAAATGGTATCGACACCGACTACAACGACATCTTCAGATAATTCACAGAATTATCAAACCACTAAAGTTCATTATAATATGG GATTACTAATACGATTAGATCCAAGTGACGATATTGTAACgaataaacaattgacagacatcaaaacgaaaatattaaaaccaGAACCGATATCACCAGCTGCAAATGCAACATCCACAACGGACCAAACAGAAACATCCGCATCGGATCAACTAACCGCAAAACAACGTCAAGATGAAATTGAACAAGCTACATTTGTCTTAGCACCAACACCAGCTCAATTGGGTAAAGCACCGTTACAACGGCGCCAATCAATGG CGGTATCAATATGCTCAAGTGCAACAAATGATAGTGTGATTTCGATGTCATCTACCGGTAATAATGGTGAATCGAATACAATTACGTTAAACTCATGTGAAGAATCTCCATTAATCTCACCATCGATgaagaaaagtatttttaagaaaaattacgaTGATGGTATGAATAG AGTATTAGAAACAGTggattttgaaaagaaattctCATCGTTGCCAGAATTTAAACCAGAAGATTGTCAATCGCCCAGTACAATATCGGTTCCATCAAGTCCACGTGTGTTCACACAAAATTATCGTAAAAAACAGCAACAAACGCCGAGTAACACAAACATCCAAGTTGTACATATGATCCAACATCGTCAACAATCTAATAATAACACACAAGTGGACGAAGATCAAGAATTGGATCGTAGTGGGGGTAATCAAATGAATATGGCACCAAAATCATCGGGTGCAAACACGAAATTAATTGGAAATACATTCTTTGGACCTGATTTTAATATTGAAGCATTTAGAG aaGCGACTTCAGAAGCGGGTGGTGCTGAAGCCAGTTCACCATGTACACCAAAAACACCGTGTACCGCGGGTGTAAACAGTTCGAATAATGTACGATTGAATGATTCAGCGAATGATAAAGGACATCGTAGATTATTAGAACAGCGTCGACAACTTGTTATGCTTCTTTTTCAAGAACAAGGATGCTTTTTTCCAACAACTCAAGCAACATCAAATTTTCAG AGTGCGCATTCAGATCTCTTTCCAAACAAAGCaagtttacaattaaaaatccGTGAAGTTCGACAAAAATTAATGGCACAAAGCAGTAATGCGCATACACCGCTCAGTGCTGGTCTCGTTAGTCCATCCCCACAATCAGCGCCCCCCACAGTCACCGTATCAGTATCATCAATGTCAACACAATCGAATAGTGTGAATTTAGGTACAATTACTGAAACAAATCCACAAAATCAAACGTCCGGTGATCATTACCCCCAAAACACCACAACAAGTACTTCAAGCTAA